From Triticum urartu cultivar G1812 chromosome 2, Tu2.1, whole genome shotgun sequence, a single genomic window includes:
- the LOC125533895 gene encoding ervatamin-B-like: MAPIHSSRRLDGTVLALLLVLVAASAFVSAAAARGDALAARHERWMAKFGREYTNAAEKLRRQEVFAANARHVDAVNRAGNRTYTLGLNQFSDLTSEEFAEKHLGYRHQHGVDSTPVAAVNMSKAQFESTPDSVDWRAAGAVTQVKNQGSCGCCWAFAAVAATEGLVKIATGNLISMSEQQVLDCTGGANSCNGGDINAALSYVASSGGLQPEEAYAYTGQQGACRSSSVSPNSVASVGGAPRMVELHGDEGALQELAARQPVAVPVEADSDFQHYMRGVYTGSSSCGQNLNHGVTVVGYGTDSGGQAYWLVKNQWGTGWGEGGYMRLTRGNGGNCGMATYAYYPTMDNS, translated from the exons ATGGCGCCGATTCACAGCTCTCGCCGCCTCGACGGCACAGTGCTTGCGCTTCTGCTCGTGCTCGTGGCCGCCTCCGCCTTTGTCAGCGCTGCCGCGGCGCGAGGGGACGCGCTGGCCGCCCGGCACGAGCGGTGGATGGCCAAGTTCGGGCGCGAATACACGAACGCTGCCGAGAAATTACGCCGGCAGGAGGTGTTCGCGGCCAACGCGCGGCACGTGGACGCTGTCAATCGGGCGGGCAACCGGACATACACGCTCGGCCTCAATCAGTTCTCCGACCTCACCAGCGAAGAGTTCGCGGAGAAGCACCTCGGGTACCGCCACCAGCACGGCGTGGACAGCACGCCGGTGGCCGCGGTCAACATGTCCAAGGCTCAGTTCGAGTCCACGCCGGACAGCGTGGACTGGAGGGCCGCGGGTGCCGTCACCCAAGTCAAGAACCAAGGCTCATGCG GTTGTTGCTGGGCGTTCGCGGCGGTAGCAGCGACGGAGGGGCTCGTAAAGATCGCCACTGGCAACCTCATCTCcatgtcagagcagcaggtgcTGGACTGCACGGGCGGCGCCAACTCCTGCAATGGCGGCGACATCAACGCCGCCCTAAGCTACGTCGCCTCGAGCGGCGGCCTTCAGCCCGAGGAAGCCTACGCGTATACCGGTCAGCAGGGCGCGtgccgcagcagcagcgtcagcCCAAACTCGGTCGCCTCCGTCGGCGGCGCCCCCCGAATGGTGGAGCTGCACGGCGACGAGGGCGCCTTGCAGGAGCTCGCGGCCAGACAGCCGGTGGCCGTGCCCGTGGAGGCTGACAGTGACTTCCAGCACTATATGAGGGGCGTGTACACCGGCAGCTCGTCGTGTGGACAGAACCTGAACCACGGCGTGACGGTGGTGGGCTACGGAACGGACAGCGGCGGGCAGGCCTACTGGCTGGTGAAGAACCAGTGGGGGACGGGGTGGGGCGAGGGGGGCTACATGCGCCTCACGCGCGGGAACGGCGGCAACTGCGGCATGGCCACCTACGCCTACTACCCCACCATGGACAACTCTTAA